Proteins co-encoded in one Salvelinus sp. IW2-2015 linkage group LG17, ASM291031v2, whole genome shotgun sequence genomic window:
- the LOC111976730 gene encoding targeting protein for Xklp2 isoform X1 — protein MDAEMAQSESASHYEFDAPSHVIDFQALETEDNADIWFDQCAGQDERLFGHLATPNRNIPFGATPKAHLPRAIVSPRVKENSDSEAPSTSSVPTTADALSTSSNIVTSWGNRPAPVAAPPKGPPARPRRVSKRKDAASNEGQHTAPEAAPPVKKLRSSNPTAVRTFRPRRRSLSLPPRRSGSVRTSVRLNPRAANQARPAAAAASTTQNKSSEHQEMVHIKTLQTEVADKRKKNEASYKAALAGSQLPKKLALATTVPKEFNFSTDGRVKAGTASTHMEVDFTAQLRKHPSSPTKAPKGATVPKPFNLSTGSKRKVXDPVPFMPMAQQIELFQKRTPTRYHLRSRQSQERGPSPVKSEQLKITHPHTPQLMTRQRSRPTAVKSSAELEAEELQKLQQFKFKALELNRKILEGALNPKKPTVKESTHPEVFHMHMDRRLAERQASKKPDEPEEQHTFRSRPLPVRILEEVVGVPEKKVQCPTVPESPAWALKRMCMDRKVEEVKPPAPLKAHAVPHFGLPFLPKLQDKTQVEVCPFSFEERERERRVLKEKRLEELRHEEAPTFKAQPLPDFHAVVLPEKKVAEPTKPEPFKLLLDERGAAKNDRWEQMMKEEQKHQAEAATFKARPNTAIHKEPFMPKKENRSVLEDINNSVVPEVFQLSTERRAKERLEFERAVSEKEALRAHVEEAQRMELEECEKEKMARLRQEQVHKAQPIRRYKLLELKKSDVTLTVPQSPNFSDRFRM, from the exons ATGGATGCTGAGATGGCGCAGAGCGAATCGGCTAGTCACTACGAATTCGATGCACCGTCACATGTCATTGATTTCCAAGCATTGGAAACGGAGGACAACGCAGATATTTGGTTTG ACCAATGTGCTGGCCAGGATGAGAGACTGTTTGGCCATCTTGCCACCCCAAACAGAAACATACCATTTGGTGCGACCCCCAAAGCACACTTGCCCAGGGCGATTGTATCTCCCAGGGTGAAAGAGAACTCCGACTCGG AAGCCCCAAGCACATCCTCAGTACCCACCACAGCAGATGCCCTGAGCACGTCCTCCAACATTGTCACATCCTGGGGAAATAGGCCAGCACCGGTAGCTGCCCCACCAAAGGGACCGCCTGCCCGACCACGCAG GGTGTCAAAACGCAAAGATGCAGCCAGCAATGAAGGACAGCACACAGCCCCTGAAGCTGCACCACCTGTTAAGAAGCTGAGGAG CTCAAACCCAACTGCTGTAAGAACCTTTCGCCCACGTAGAAG GAGCTTATCACTACCCCCTAGACGCAGTGGTAGTGTCCGTACTAGCGTGCGACTCAACCCCAGAGCAGCCAACCAGGCCCGGCCCGCTGCAGCAGCCGCGAGCACCACACA GAATAAGAGCTCTGAGCATCAGGAGATGGTGCACATCAAGACTCTTCAGACGGAGGTGGCTGACAAGCGGAAGAAGAACGAGGCCAGCTACAAGGCTGCCTTGGCAGGCA GTCAGCTCCCTAAGAAGCTGGCTCTTGCCACCACCGTACCCAAAGAGTTCAACTTCAGCACAGATGGACGCGTCAAGGCAGGCACTGCATCAACCCACATGGAGGTGGACTTCACTGCTCAGCTCCGCAAGCACCCGTCCTCCCCC ACCAAGGCGCCGAAGGGTGCCACTGTTCCCAAGCCCTTCAACCTATCAACTGGCAGCAAGAGGAAGGTGGYGGACCCTGTCCCCTTCATGCCCATGGCCCAACAGATCGAGCTGTTCCAGAAACGGACTCCGACCCGCTACCACCTTCGTAGTCGACAGAGCCAGGAGAGGG GCCCATCGCCTGTGAAGAGTGAGCAGCTTAAGATCACCCACCCTCACACCCCTCAACTGATGACCCGACAGAGGAGCCGTCCCACGGCGGTCAAGAGCAGCGCTGAGCTGGAGGCCGAGGAGCTCCAGAAACTCCAACA GTTTAAGTTCAAGGCCCTGGAGCTGAACAGAAAGATCCTGGAGGGGGCACTGAACCCCAAAAAGCCCACTGTGAAGGAGTCCACGCACCCAGAGGTATTCCATATGCATATGGACAGGAGACTTGCGGAGCGGCAAGCCAGCAAGAAGCCAGATGAGCCTGAGGAGCAGCACACCTTCCGCTCCCGCCCGCTGCCGGTCAGGAtcctggaggaggtggtg GGTGTCCCGGAAAAGAAGGTGCAGTGtcccactgttccagagtccccTGCATGGGCCCTGAAGAGGATGTGCATGGACAGAAAAGTGGAGGAGGTGAAACCCCCAGCCCCGCTCAAGGCCCATGCTGTGCCCCACTTTGGCCTGCCCTTTCTGCCAAAGCTCCAGGACAAGACCCAGGTGGAGGTGTGCCCCTTCTCCTTTGAAGAACGGGAGCGCGAGAGGCGGGTGCTGAAAGAGAAGAGGCTGGAGGAGCTGAGGCACGAAGAG GCGCCAACGTTCAAGGCCCAGCCACTGCCAGACTTCCATGCGGTGGTCCTGCCAGAGAAGAAGGTGGCTGAGCCCACCAAGCCTGAGCCCTTCAAGCTGCTCCTCGACGAGCGGGGAGCCGCCAAGAATGACCGCTGGGAGCAGATG ATGAAGGAGGAACAGAAGCACCAGGCGGAGGCAGCCACCTTCAAAGCTCGCCCAAACACGGCAATTCACAAAGAGCCGTTCATGCCCAAGAAAGAGAACCGCTCAGTCCTGG AAGACATTAATAATTCCGTAGTTCCAGAGGTCTTCCAGCTATCCACAGAGCGCCGCGCCAAGGAGCGGCTGGAGTTTGAGCGGGCGGTGAGCGAAAAGGAGGCGCTGAGGGCTCACGTGGAGGAGGCGCAGCGGATGGAGTTGGAGGAGTGCGAGAAGGAGAAAATGGCCAGGCTACGCCAAGAGCAG GTCCACAAAGCCCAGCCCATCAGACGCTACAAACTGCTGGAGCTGAAGAAGAGCGACGTCACACTAACTGTGCCCCAGTCCCCCAACTTTTCTGACCGTTTCCGCATGTGA
- the LOC111976730 gene encoding targeting protein for Xklp2-B isoform X6: MDAEMAQSESASHYEFDAPSHVIDFQALETEDNADIWFEAPSTSSVPTTADALSTSSNIVTSWGNRPAPVAAPPKGPPARPRRVSKRKDAASNEGQHTAPEAAPPVKKLRRSLSLPPRRSGSVRTSVRLNPRAANQARPAAAAASTTQNKSSEHQEMVHIKTLQTEVADKRKKNEASYKAALAGSQLPKKLALATTVPKEFNFSTDGRVKAGTASTHMEVDFTAQLRKHPSSPTKAPKGATVPKPFNLSTGSKRKVXDPVPFMPMAQQIELFQKRTPTRYHLRSRQSQERGPSPVKSEQLKITHPHTPQLMTRQRSRPTAVKSSAELEAEELQKLQQFKFKALELNRKILEGALNPKKPTVKESTHPEVFHMHMDRRLAERQASKKPDEPEEQHTFRSRPLPVRILEEVVGVPEKKVQCPTVPESPAWALKRMCMDRKVEEVKPPAPLKAHAVPHFGLPFLPKLQDKTQVEVCPFSFEERERERRVLKEKRLEELRHEEAPTFKAQPLPDFHAVVLPEKKVAEPTKPEPFKLLLDERGAAKNDRWEQMMKEEQKHQAEAATFKARPNTAIHKEPFMPKKENRSVLEDINNSVVPEVFQLSTERRAKERLEFERAVSEKEALRAHVEEAQRMELEECEKEKMARLRQEQVHKAQPIRRYKLLELKKSDVTLTVPQSPNFSDRFRM, from the exons ATGGATGCTGAGATGGCGCAGAGCGAATCGGCTAGTCACTACGAATTCGATGCACCGTCACATGTCATTGATTTCCAAGCATTGGAAACGGAGGACAACGCAGATATTTGGTTTG AAGCCCCAAGCACATCCTCAGTACCCACCACAGCAGATGCCCTGAGCACGTCCTCCAACATTGTCACATCCTGGGGAAATAGGCCAGCACCGGTAGCTGCCCCACCAAAGGGACCGCCTGCCCGACCACGCAG GGTGTCAAAACGCAAAGATGCAGCCAGCAATGAAGGACAGCACACAGCCCCTGAAGCTGCACCACCTGTTAAGAAGCTGAGGAG GAGCTTATCACTACCCCCTAGACGCAGTGGTAGTGTCCGTACTAGCGTGCGACTCAACCCCAGAGCAGCCAACCAGGCCCGGCCCGCTGCAGCAGCCGCGAGCACCACACA GAATAAGAGCTCTGAGCATCAGGAGATGGTGCACATCAAGACTCTTCAGACGGAGGTGGCTGACAAGCGGAAGAAGAACGAGGCCAGCTACAAGGCTGCCTTGGCAGGCA GTCAGCTCCCTAAGAAGCTGGCTCTTGCCACCACCGTACCCAAAGAGTTCAACTTCAGCACAGATGGACGCGTCAAGGCAGGCACTGCATCAACCCACATGGAGGTGGACTTCACTGCTCAGCTCCGCAAGCACCCGTCCTCCCCC ACCAAGGCGCCGAAGGGTGCCACTGTTCCCAAGCCCTTCAACCTATCAACTGGCAGCAAGAGGAAGGTGGYGGACCCTGTCCCCTTCATGCCCATGGCCCAACAGATCGAGCTGTTCCAGAAACGGACTCCGACCCGCTACCACCTTCGTAGTCGACAGAGCCAGGAGAGGG GCCCATCGCCTGTGAAGAGTGAGCAGCTTAAGATCACCCACCCTCACACCCCTCAACTGATGACCCGACAGAGGAGCCGTCCCACGGCGGTCAAGAGCAGCGCTGAGCTGGAGGCCGAGGAGCTCCAGAAACTCCAACA GTTTAAGTTCAAGGCCCTGGAGCTGAACAGAAAGATCCTGGAGGGGGCACTGAACCCCAAAAAGCCCACTGTGAAGGAGTCCACGCACCCAGAGGTATTCCATATGCATATGGACAGGAGACTTGCGGAGCGGCAAGCCAGCAAGAAGCCAGATGAGCCTGAGGAGCAGCACACCTTCCGCTCCCGCCCGCTGCCGGTCAGGAtcctggaggaggtggtg GGTGTCCCGGAAAAGAAGGTGCAGTGtcccactgttccagagtccccTGCATGGGCCCTGAAGAGGATGTGCATGGACAGAAAAGTGGAGGAGGTGAAACCCCCAGCCCCGCTCAAGGCCCATGCTGTGCCCCACTTTGGCCTGCCCTTTCTGCCAAAGCTCCAGGACAAGACCCAGGTGGAGGTGTGCCCCTTCTCCTTTGAAGAACGGGAGCGCGAGAGGCGGGTGCTGAAAGAGAAGAGGCTGGAGGAGCTGAGGCACGAAGAG GCGCCAACGTTCAAGGCCCAGCCACTGCCAGACTTCCATGCGGTGGTCCTGCCAGAGAAGAAGGTGGCTGAGCCCACCAAGCCTGAGCCCTTCAAGCTGCTCCTCGACGAGCGGGGAGCCGCCAAGAATGACCGCTGGGAGCAGATG ATGAAGGAGGAACAGAAGCACCAGGCGGAGGCAGCCACCTTCAAAGCTCGCCCAAACACGGCAATTCACAAAGAGCCGTTCATGCCCAAGAAAGAGAACCGCTCAGTCCTGG AAGACATTAATAATTCCGTAGTTCCAGAGGTCTTCCAGCTATCCACAGAGCGCCGCGCCAAGGAGCGGCTGGAGTTTGAGCGGGCGGTGAGCGAAAAGGAGGCGCTGAGGGCTCACGTGGAGGAGGCGCAGCGGATGGAGTTGGAGGAGTGCGAGAAGGAGAAAATGGCCAGGCTACGCCAAGAGCAG GTCCACAAAGCCCAGCCCATCAGACGCTACAAACTGCTGGAGCTGAAGAAGAGCGACGTCACACTAACTGTGCCCCAGTCCCCCAACTTTTCTGACCGTTTCCGCATGTGA
- the LOC111976730 gene encoding targeting protein for Xklp2-B isoform X3 has translation MDAEMAQSESASHYEFDAPSHVIDFQALETEDNADIWFDQCAGQDERLFGHLATPNRNIPFGATPKAHLPRAIVSPRVKENSDSEAPSTSSVPTTADALSTSSNIVTSWGNRPAPVAAPPKGPPARPRRVSKRKDAASNEGQHTAPEAAPPVKKLRRSLSLPPRRSGSVRTSVRLNPRAANQARPAAAAASTTQNKSSEHQEMVHIKTLQTEVADKRKKNEASYKAALAGSQLPKKLALATTVPKEFNFSTDGRVKAGTASTHMEVDFTAQLRKHPSSPTKAPKGATVPKPFNLSTGSKRKVXDPVPFMPMAQQIELFQKRTPTRYHLRSRQSQERGPSPVKSEQLKITHPHTPQLMTRQRSRPTAVKSSAELEAEELQKLQQFKFKALELNRKILEGALNPKKPTVKESTHPEVFHMHMDRRLAERQASKKPDEPEEQHTFRSRPLPVRILEEVVGVPEKKVQCPTVPESPAWALKRMCMDRKVEEVKPPAPLKAHAVPHFGLPFLPKLQDKTQVEVCPFSFEERERERRVLKEKRLEELRHEEAPTFKAQPLPDFHAVVLPEKKVAEPTKPEPFKLLLDERGAAKNDRWEQMMKEEQKHQAEAATFKARPNTAIHKEPFMPKKENRSVLEDINNSVVPEVFQLSTERRAKERLEFERAVSEKEALRAHVEEAQRMELEECEKEKMARLRQEQVHKAQPIRRYKLLELKKSDVTLTVPQSPNFSDRFRM, from the exons ATGGATGCTGAGATGGCGCAGAGCGAATCGGCTAGTCACTACGAATTCGATGCACCGTCACATGTCATTGATTTCCAAGCATTGGAAACGGAGGACAACGCAGATATTTGGTTTG ACCAATGTGCTGGCCAGGATGAGAGACTGTTTGGCCATCTTGCCACCCCAAACAGAAACATACCATTTGGTGCGACCCCCAAAGCACACTTGCCCAGGGCGATTGTATCTCCCAGGGTGAAAGAGAACTCCGACTCGG AAGCCCCAAGCACATCCTCAGTACCCACCACAGCAGATGCCCTGAGCACGTCCTCCAACATTGTCACATCCTGGGGAAATAGGCCAGCACCGGTAGCTGCCCCACCAAAGGGACCGCCTGCCCGACCACGCAG GGTGTCAAAACGCAAAGATGCAGCCAGCAATGAAGGACAGCACACAGCCCCTGAAGCTGCACCACCTGTTAAGAAGCTGAGGAG GAGCTTATCACTACCCCCTAGACGCAGTGGTAGTGTCCGTACTAGCGTGCGACTCAACCCCAGAGCAGCCAACCAGGCCCGGCCCGCTGCAGCAGCCGCGAGCACCACACA GAATAAGAGCTCTGAGCATCAGGAGATGGTGCACATCAAGACTCTTCAGACGGAGGTGGCTGACAAGCGGAAGAAGAACGAGGCCAGCTACAAGGCTGCCTTGGCAGGCA GTCAGCTCCCTAAGAAGCTGGCTCTTGCCACCACCGTACCCAAAGAGTTCAACTTCAGCACAGATGGACGCGTCAAGGCAGGCACTGCATCAACCCACATGGAGGTGGACTTCACTGCTCAGCTCCGCAAGCACCCGTCCTCCCCC ACCAAGGCGCCGAAGGGTGCCACTGTTCCCAAGCCCTTCAACCTATCAACTGGCAGCAAGAGGAAGGTGGYGGACCCTGTCCCCTTCATGCCCATGGCCCAACAGATCGAGCTGTTCCAGAAACGGACTCCGACCCGCTACCACCTTCGTAGTCGACAGAGCCAGGAGAGGG GCCCATCGCCTGTGAAGAGTGAGCAGCTTAAGATCACCCACCCTCACACCCCTCAACTGATGACCCGACAGAGGAGCCGTCCCACGGCGGTCAAGAGCAGCGCTGAGCTGGAGGCCGAGGAGCTCCAGAAACTCCAACA GTTTAAGTTCAAGGCCCTGGAGCTGAACAGAAAGATCCTGGAGGGGGCACTGAACCCCAAAAAGCCCACTGTGAAGGAGTCCACGCACCCAGAGGTATTCCATATGCATATGGACAGGAGACTTGCGGAGCGGCAAGCCAGCAAGAAGCCAGATGAGCCTGAGGAGCAGCACACCTTCCGCTCCCGCCCGCTGCCGGTCAGGAtcctggaggaggtggtg GGTGTCCCGGAAAAGAAGGTGCAGTGtcccactgttccagagtccccTGCATGGGCCCTGAAGAGGATGTGCATGGACAGAAAAGTGGAGGAGGTGAAACCCCCAGCCCCGCTCAAGGCCCATGCTGTGCCCCACTTTGGCCTGCCCTTTCTGCCAAAGCTCCAGGACAAGACCCAGGTGGAGGTGTGCCCCTTCTCCTTTGAAGAACGGGAGCGCGAGAGGCGGGTGCTGAAAGAGAAGAGGCTGGAGGAGCTGAGGCACGAAGAG GCGCCAACGTTCAAGGCCCAGCCACTGCCAGACTTCCATGCGGTGGTCCTGCCAGAGAAGAAGGTGGCTGAGCCCACCAAGCCTGAGCCCTTCAAGCTGCTCCTCGACGAGCGGGGAGCCGCCAAGAATGACCGCTGGGAGCAGATG ATGAAGGAGGAACAGAAGCACCAGGCGGAGGCAGCCACCTTCAAAGCTCGCCCAAACACGGCAATTCACAAAGAGCCGTTCATGCCCAAGAAAGAGAACCGCTCAGTCCTGG AAGACATTAATAATTCCGTAGTTCCAGAGGTCTTCCAGCTATCCACAGAGCGCCGCGCCAAGGAGCGGCTGGAGTTTGAGCGGGCGGTGAGCGAAAAGGAGGCGCTGAGGGCTCACGTGGAGGAGGCGCAGCGGATGGAGTTGGAGGAGTGCGAGAAGGAGAAAATGGCCAGGCTACGCCAAGAGCAG GTCCACAAAGCCCAGCCCATCAGACGCTACAAACTGCTGGAGCTGAAGAAGAGCGACGTCACACTAACTGTGCCCCAGTCCCCCAACTTTTCTGACCGTTTCCGCATGTGA
- the LOC111976730 gene encoding targeting protein for Xklp2 isoform X2 yields the protein MDAEMAQSESASHYEFDAPSHVIDFQALETEDNADIWFDQCAGQDERLFGHLATPNRNIPFGATPKAHLPRAIVSPRVKENSDSEAPSTSSVPTTADALSTSSNIVTSWGNRPAPVAAPPKGPPARPRRVSKRKDAASNEGQHTAPEAAPPVKKLRSSNPTAVRTFRPRRRSLSLPPRRSGSVRTSVRLNPRAANQARPAAAAASTTQNKSSEHQEMVHIKTLQTEVADKRKKNEASYKAALAGSQLPKKLALATTVPKEFNFSTDGRVKAGTASTHMEVDFTAQLRKHPSSPTKAPKGATVPKPFNLSTGSKRKVXDPVPFMPMAQQIELFQKRTPTRYHLRSRQSQERGPSPVKSEQLKITHPHTPQLMTRQRSRPTAVKSSAELEAEELQKLQQFKFKALELNRKILEGALNPKKPTVKESTHPEVFHMHMDRRLAERQASKKPDEPEEQHTFRSRPLPVRILEEVVGVPEKKVQCPTVPESPAWALKRMCMDRKVEEVKPPAPLKAHAVPHFGLPFLPKLQDKTQVEVCPFSFEERERERRVLKEKRLEELRHEEAPTFKAQPLPDFHAVVLPEKKVAEPTKPEPFKLLLDERGAAKNDRWEQMMKEEQKHQAEAATFKARPNTAIHKEPFMPKKENRSVLVPEVFQLSTERRAKERLEFERAVSEKEALRAHVEEAQRMELEECEKEKMARLRQEQVHKAQPIRRYKLLELKKSDVTLTVPQSPNFSDRFRM from the exons ATGGATGCTGAGATGGCGCAGAGCGAATCGGCTAGTCACTACGAATTCGATGCACCGTCACATGTCATTGATTTCCAAGCATTGGAAACGGAGGACAACGCAGATATTTGGTTTG ACCAATGTGCTGGCCAGGATGAGAGACTGTTTGGCCATCTTGCCACCCCAAACAGAAACATACCATTTGGTGCGACCCCCAAAGCACACTTGCCCAGGGCGATTGTATCTCCCAGGGTGAAAGAGAACTCCGACTCGG AAGCCCCAAGCACATCCTCAGTACCCACCACAGCAGATGCCCTGAGCACGTCCTCCAACATTGTCACATCCTGGGGAAATAGGCCAGCACCGGTAGCTGCCCCACCAAAGGGACCGCCTGCCCGACCACGCAG GGTGTCAAAACGCAAAGATGCAGCCAGCAATGAAGGACAGCACACAGCCCCTGAAGCTGCACCACCTGTTAAGAAGCTGAGGAG CTCAAACCCAACTGCTGTAAGAACCTTTCGCCCACGTAGAAG GAGCTTATCACTACCCCCTAGACGCAGTGGTAGTGTCCGTACTAGCGTGCGACTCAACCCCAGAGCAGCCAACCAGGCCCGGCCCGCTGCAGCAGCCGCGAGCACCACACA GAATAAGAGCTCTGAGCATCAGGAGATGGTGCACATCAAGACTCTTCAGACGGAGGTGGCTGACAAGCGGAAGAAGAACGAGGCCAGCTACAAGGCTGCCTTGGCAGGCA GTCAGCTCCCTAAGAAGCTGGCTCTTGCCACCACCGTACCCAAAGAGTTCAACTTCAGCACAGATGGACGCGTCAAGGCAGGCACTGCATCAACCCACATGGAGGTGGACTTCACTGCTCAGCTCCGCAAGCACCCGTCCTCCCCC ACCAAGGCGCCGAAGGGTGCCACTGTTCCCAAGCCCTTCAACCTATCAACTGGCAGCAAGAGGAAGGTGGYGGACCCTGTCCCCTTCATGCCCATGGCCCAACAGATCGAGCTGTTCCAGAAACGGACTCCGACCCGCTACCACCTTCGTAGTCGACAGAGCCAGGAGAGGG GCCCATCGCCTGTGAAGAGTGAGCAGCTTAAGATCACCCACCCTCACACCCCTCAACTGATGACCCGACAGAGGAGCCGTCCCACGGCGGTCAAGAGCAGCGCTGAGCTGGAGGCCGAGGAGCTCCAGAAACTCCAACA GTTTAAGTTCAAGGCCCTGGAGCTGAACAGAAAGATCCTGGAGGGGGCACTGAACCCCAAAAAGCCCACTGTGAAGGAGTCCACGCACCCAGAGGTATTCCATATGCATATGGACAGGAGACTTGCGGAGCGGCAAGCCAGCAAGAAGCCAGATGAGCCTGAGGAGCAGCACACCTTCCGCTCCCGCCCGCTGCCGGTCAGGAtcctggaggaggtggtg GGTGTCCCGGAAAAGAAGGTGCAGTGtcccactgttccagagtccccTGCATGGGCCCTGAAGAGGATGTGCATGGACAGAAAAGTGGAGGAGGTGAAACCCCCAGCCCCGCTCAAGGCCCATGCTGTGCCCCACTTTGGCCTGCCCTTTCTGCCAAAGCTCCAGGACAAGACCCAGGTGGAGGTGTGCCCCTTCTCCTTTGAAGAACGGGAGCGCGAGAGGCGGGTGCTGAAAGAGAAGAGGCTGGAGGAGCTGAGGCACGAAGAG GCGCCAACGTTCAAGGCCCAGCCACTGCCAGACTTCCATGCGGTGGTCCTGCCAGAGAAGAAGGTGGCTGAGCCCACCAAGCCTGAGCCCTTCAAGCTGCTCCTCGACGAGCGGGGAGCCGCCAAGAATGACCGCTGGGAGCAGATG ATGAAGGAGGAACAGAAGCACCAGGCGGAGGCAGCCACCTTCAAAGCTCGCCCAAACACGGCAATTCACAAAGAGCCGTTCATGCCCAAGAAAGAGAACCGCTCAGTCCTGG TTCCAGAGGTCTTCCAGCTATCCACAGAGCGCCGCGCCAAGGAGCGGCTGGAGTTTGAGCGGGCGGTGAGCGAAAAGGAGGCGCTGAGGGCTCACGTGGAGGAGGCGCAGCGGATGGAGTTGGAGGAGTGCGAGAAGGAGAAAATGGCCAGGCTACGCCAAGAGCAG GTCCACAAAGCCCAGCCCATCAGACGCTACAAACTGCTGGAGCTGAAGAAGAGCGACGTCACACTAACTGTGCCCCAGTCCCCCAACTTTTCTGACCGTTTCCGCATGTGA
- the LOC111976730 gene encoding targeting protein for Xklp2-B isoform X5, with product MDAEMAQSESASHYEFDAPSHVIDFQALETEDNADIWFEAPSTSSVPTTADALSTSSNIVTSWGNRPAPVAAPPKGPPARPRRVSKRKDAASNEGQHTAPEAAPPVKKLRSSNPTAVRTFRPRRRSLSLPPRRSGSVRTSVRLNPRAANQARPAAAAASTTQNKSSEHQEMVHIKTLQTEVADKRKKNEASYKAALAGSQLPKKLALATTVPKEFNFSTDGRVKAGTASTHMEVDFTAQLRKHPSSPTKAPKGATVPKPFNLSTGSKRKVXDPVPFMPMAQQIELFQKRTPTRYHLRSRQSQERGPSPVKSEQLKITHPHTPQLMTRQRSRPTAVKSSAELEAEELQKLQQFKFKALELNRKILEGALNPKKPTVKESTHPEVFHMHMDRRLAERQASKKPDEPEEQHTFRSRPLPVRILEEVVGVPEKKVQCPTVPESPAWALKRMCMDRKVEEVKPPAPLKAHAVPHFGLPFLPKLQDKTQVEVCPFSFEERERERRVLKEKRLEELRHEEAPTFKAQPLPDFHAVVLPEKKVAEPTKPEPFKLLLDERGAAKNDRWEQMMKEEQKHQAEAATFKARPNTAIHKEPFMPKKENRSVLEDINNSVVPEVFQLSTERRAKERLEFERAVSEKEALRAHVEEAQRMELEECEKEKMARLRQEQVHKAQPIRRYKLLELKKSDVTLTVPQSPNFSDRFRM from the exons ATGGATGCTGAGATGGCGCAGAGCGAATCGGCTAGTCACTACGAATTCGATGCACCGTCACATGTCATTGATTTCCAAGCATTGGAAACGGAGGACAACGCAGATATTTGGTTTG AAGCCCCAAGCACATCCTCAGTACCCACCACAGCAGATGCCCTGAGCACGTCCTCCAACATTGTCACATCCTGGGGAAATAGGCCAGCACCGGTAGCTGCCCCACCAAAGGGACCGCCTGCCCGACCACGCAG GGTGTCAAAACGCAAAGATGCAGCCAGCAATGAAGGACAGCACACAGCCCCTGAAGCTGCACCACCTGTTAAGAAGCTGAGGAG CTCAAACCCAACTGCTGTAAGAACCTTTCGCCCACGTAGAAG GAGCTTATCACTACCCCCTAGACGCAGTGGTAGTGTCCGTACTAGCGTGCGACTCAACCCCAGAGCAGCCAACCAGGCCCGGCCCGCTGCAGCAGCCGCGAGCACCACACA GAATAAGAGCTCTGAGCATCAGGAGATGGTGCACATCAAGACTCTTCAGACGGAGGTGGCTGACAAGCGGAAGAAGAACGAGGCCAGCTACAAGGCTGCCTTGGCAGGCA GTCAGCTCCCTAAGAAGCTGGCTCTTGCCACCACCGTACCCAAAGAGTTCAACTTCAGCACAGATGGACGCGTCAAGGCAGGCACTGCATCAACCCACATGGAGGTGGACTTCACTGCTCAGCTCCGCAAGCACCCGTCCTCCCCC ACCAAGGCGCCGAAGGGTGCCACTGTTCCCAAGCCCTTCAACCTATCAACTGGCAGCAAGAGGAAGGTGGYGGACCCTGTCCCCTTCATGCCCATGGCCCAACAGATCGAGCTGTTCCAGAAACGGACTCCGACCCGCTACCACCTTCGTAGTCGACAGAGCCAGGAGAGGG GCCCATCGCCTGTGAAGAGTGAGCAGCTTAAGATCACCCACCCTCACACCCCTCAACTGATGACCCGACAGAGGAGCCGTCCCACGGCGGTCAAGAGCAGCGCTGAGCTGGAGGCCGAGGAGCTCCAGAAACTCCAACA GTTTAAGTTCAAGGCCCTGGAGCTGAACAGAAAGATCCTGGAGGGGGCACTGAACCCCAAAAAGCCCACTGTGAAGGAGTCCACGCACCCAGAGGTATTCCATATGCATATGGACAGGAGACTTGCGGAGCGGCAAGCCAGCAAGAAGCCAGATGAGCCTGAGGAGCAGCACACCTTCCGCTCCCGCCCGCTGCCGGTCAGGAtcctggaggaggtggtg GGTGTCCCGGAAAAGAAGGTGCAGTGtcccactgttccagagtccccTGCATGGGCCCTGAAGAGGATGTGCATGGACAGAAAAGTGGAGGAGGTGAAACCCCCAGCCCCGCTCAAGGCCCATGCTGTGCCCCACTTTGGCCTGCCCTTTCTGCCAAAGCTCCAGGACAAGACCCAGGTGGAGGTGTGCCCCTTCTCCTTTGAAGAACGGGAGCGCGAGAGGCGGGTGCTGAAAGAGAAGAGGCTGGAGGAGCTGAGGCACGAAGAG GCGCCAACGTTCAAGGCCCAGCCACTGCCAGACTTCCATGCGGTGGTCCTGCCAGAGAAGAAGGTGGCTGAGCCCACCAAGCCTGAGCCCTTCAAGCTGCTCCTCGACGAGCGGGGAGCCGCCAAGAATGACCGCTGGGAGCAGATG ATGAAGGAGGAACAGAAGCACCAGGCGGAGGCAGCCACCTTCAAAGCTCGCCCAAACACGGCAATTCACAAAGAGCCGTTCATGCCCAAGAAAGAGAACCGCTCAGTCCTGG AAGACATTAATAATTCCGTAGTTCCAGAGGTCTTCCAGCTATCCACAGAGCGCCGCGCCAAGGAGCGGCTGGAGTTTGAGCGGGCGGTGAGCGAAAAGGAGGCGCTGAGGGCTCACGTGGAGGAGGCGCAGCGGATGGAGTTGGAGGAGTGCGAGAAGGAGAAAATGGCCAGGCTACGCCAAGAGCAG GTCCACAAAGCCCAGCCCATCAGACGCTACAAACTGCTGGAGCTGAAGAAGAGCGACGTCACACTAACTGTGCCCCAGTCCCCCAACTTTTCTGACCGTTTCCGCATGTGA